Proteins from a genomic interval of uncultured Desulfuromusa sp.:
- the def gene encoding peptide deformylase, with product MAVQKVLVYPDPRLKEICAPIVNFDDTARQLLQDLVDTMVEAGHSVGIAAPQIGDIRRAAVVDVSKSKLGKKQENHGLLQMINPTIIEREGSKIVREGCMSVPDYTGNVTRSESIVVQFIDQNQEQQVIRAEGFEAVAIQHELDHLDGFLFLDRVSSLKTDLFRRKQK from the coding sequence ATGGCTGTTCAAAAAGTTCTCGTCTATCCTGATCCTCGTCTGAAAGAAATCTGCGCCCCAATTGTCAATTTTGATGACACCGCCCGCCAACTCCTTCAGGATCTCGTTGATACCATGGTCGAAGCTGGTCATTCGGTCGGGATTGCTGCACCTCAGATCGGGGACATTCGCCGCGCAGCTGTTGTTGATGTCTCAAAAAGCAAGCTGGGAAAAAAACAGGAAAATCATGGCTTACTGCAGATGATCAACCCAACGATCATAGAAAGAGAAGGAAGCAAAATTGTTCGAGAAGGGTGTATGTCGGTTCCTGACTATACCGGCAATGTAACCCGTTCAGAATCCATCGTGGTCCAGTTCATTGACCAGAACCAGGAACAACAGGTTATTCGGGCTGAGGGATTTGAAGCCGTAGCGATTCAACATGAATTGGATCATCTTGATGGGTTTCTTTTTCTCGATCGGGTGTCAAGTTTGAAAACCGATCTTTTTAGAAGAAAACAGAAATAA
- a CDS encoding response regulator, whose protein sequence is MYKNISSLQIRSEQVEQIYKNTLSSSFTSIIAASLLSYIQWPVIAHDIILIWLTCMLILTVIRVISVLAFFRIKPGLTEIKFWERLSVTVMFFAATTWSAAGIFLFPEGNFERQAGTIVMLAGLSAGAAAALSALRQPAMIFIPFAMVPLTIHLFTEASSVTSSLAIMCLIYTVFLLLTAERNYKTLRQNISMRIQSRLEGKIIRKSEERNVKTVEILRKIASGEPAEKIFDAIALLYESHHPGLRCSMLIMQGNKLLHGGAPSLPEAYCQAIHGLECGPDTGSCGTSTYTGKRVIVEDIATDPKWSKLKNIALQHGLRSCWSEPIKDSAGRVMGAFGMYYDHPAVPTEEELSDLEAAARLAAIVMEREEREKQLQQKHKMEAVGYMAGGMAHNFNNNLAIILGNLELAQLKQNGNTKAVSLLENAKTAVFRSRDLVNQIITYSRKGSHEKTPMQLLSIVNETVSLLHSTLPSTIKIETASSPDSTSTFIHADASQIQEIIINLCKNSIHAMNEKGVLKIFLEAVELTQKDIPAQDKKRPGLYAKLSVQDNGCGIPSPMLDKIFDPFFTTKEEFEGAGMGLATVQGIVAQHDGIITIDSFPGAGTTFSLYFPVIEHSQVAESAPQNATFPAGSERILNVDDDPLLATLGEAILKKGGYDVTTATDSIAALKLFTANPDAFDLVITDQTMPDLTGQELIQKIKQIRSKIPVIICTGYSNKIDHEKANKIGVNAFFMKPLDMNQLLQTVRQVLDEGKKQL, encoded by the coding sequence ATGTACAAAAACATATCCAGCCTGCAGATTCGGAGTGAACAAGTAGAGCAAATCTATAAAAACACCCTCTCTTCTTCCTTCACATCTATTATAGCAGCCAGCCTTCTTTCTTATATTCAATGGCCGGTTATTGCCCACGATATCATTTTAATATGGCTAACCTGCATGCTCATTCTCACTGTAATCCGAGTGATTTCTGTGCTCGCATTTTTTCGTATCAAGCCCGGCTTGACCGAAATTAAATTTTGGGAAAGATTATCTGTCACCGTTATGTTTTTTGCAGCGACCACCTGGAGTGCAGCAGGAATTTTCCTTTTCCCTGAAGGGAATTTTGAACGGCAGGCCGGAACAATTGTTATGCTTGCAGGATTATCAGCCGGAGCCGCTGCAGCGCTTTCAGCGTTACGTCAACCGGCCATGATATTTATTCCTTTCGCAATGGTGCCACTGACAATTCATCTGTTTACTGAAGCATCCAGTGTGACCTCTTCTCTTGCCATAATGTGTCTTATTTACACTGTTTTCCTCTTGTTAACGGCGGAAAGAAACTACAAAACCCTGCGACAAAACATCAGTATGAGAATACAAAGTCGACTTGAAGGAAAGATCATCCGCAAGTCAGAAGAGAGGAATGTCAAAACCGTTGAAATTTTAAGGAAAATTGCCTCTGGAGAACCTGCCGAAAAAATCTTTGACGCCATTGCCCTTTTATACGAATCACATCACCCCGGCCTACGCTGTTCAATGCTTATTATGCAAGGAAACAAACTTCTCCATGGGGGAGCTCCAAGCCTCCCGGAAGCATACTGTCAAGCCATCCACGGTCTGGAGTGTGGACCAGACACCGGGTCTTGTGGAACCTCAACTTATACGGGAAAGCGCGTTATCGTTGAAGATATTGCAACAGATCCAAAATGGAGCAAGCTCAAAAACATCGCTTTGCAACATGGATTACGCAGTTGCTGGTCAGAACCAATCAAGGATTCGGCAGGCAGGGTCATGGGGGCTTTTGGCATGTACTACGATCACCCTGCGGTGCCCACTGAGGAGGAATTATCCGACCTGGAAGCTGCTGCCCGTTTGGCCGCCATTGTTATGGAACGAGAGGAGAGGGAAAAACAACTGCAACAGAAACATAAGATGGAGGCCGTAGGTTACATGGCTGGCGGCATGGCGCATAATTTCAACAATAACCTCGCTATTATCCTGGGAAACCTTGAGCTGGCCCAGTTGAAACAAAATGGTAATACAAAGGCTGTTTCACTGCTGGAAAATGCGAAGACAGCTGTTTTTCGTTCCCGTGACCTGGTCAACCAGATCATCACCTACAGCCGGAAAGGTTCCCATGAAAAAACTCCGATGCAGCTACTTTCCATCGTCAATGAAACCGTCTCCCTGCTGCATTCCACTTTACCATCCACCATCAAAATAGAAACAGCGTCCAGTCCTGACAGTACATCGACTTTCATTCATGCCGATGCCTCGCAAATACAGGAAATTATAATCAATCTTTGTAAAAATTCTATCCACGCCATGAACGAAAAAGGAGTATTGAAAATTTTTCTCGAAGCCGTTGAATTGACACAGAAAGATATCCCTGCCCAAGATAAGAAAAGACCAGGTCTTTACGCTAAACTCAGCGTTCAAGACAATGGTTGCGGGATTCCTTCACCAATGCTCGACAAGATTTTTGATCCATTTTTCACCACCAAAGAAGAATTTGAGGGTGCGGGAATGGGATTGGCAACCGTTCAGGGAATTGTTGCCCAACATGATGGGATTATAACAATTGACAGCTTCCCTGGCGCAGGCACAACATTTTCCCTTTATTTTCCAGTCATTGAACATTCCCAGGTCGCAGAAAGTGCTCCCCAAAATGCAACTTTTCCAGCAGGAAGCGAACGCATCCTGAATGTTGATGATGATCCTCTTCTCGCCACTCTTGGCGAAGCGATCTTGAAAAAAGGAGGGTATGACGTCACCACTGCGACTGACAGTATCGCAGCTTTGAAGCTGTTTACAGCCAACCCTGATGCCTTTGATCTCGTAATCACCGACCAGACCATGCCGGACCTCACCGGACAGGAACTCATTCAGAAAATCAAGCAGATCCGCTCAAAAATTCCTGTCATTATCTGCACCGGGTATAGCAACAAGATCGACCATGAAAAAGCAAATAAGATAGGCGTCAATGCTTTCTTTATGAAGCCCTTAGATATGAATCAGCTTCTGCAAACTGTACGGCAGGTGCTTGACGAAGGAAAAAAACAGCTTTAG
- the cobO gene encoding cob(I)yrinic acid a,c-diamide adenosyltransferase: MNIRGTKPDRIDHLEPKKPHGLIVVITGNGKGKTTSALGMALRACGHGMKVCIIQFMKGDIYAGEWDGVKKMDCDIELIATGKGFCGIQGNPYSKEEHRANAQDAIDLAGEKIATRSCDLLILDEINNALHLGLVDLEQVLDLLQSKPPLMHLVCTGRDAHEKVIAMADTVSEVREIKHAYRKDIEPQPGVDY; the protein is encoded by the coding sequence ATGAATATTCGTGGAACAAAACCAGATAGAATTGACCACCTTGAACCCAAAAAACCTCATGGACTGATTGTTGTTATCACTGGCAACGGTAAGGGAAAAACCACTTCAGCACTGGGTATGGCTCTGCGAGCCTGCGGCCATGGGATGAAGGTCTGTATTATCCAGTTTATGAAAGGTGATATCTATGCTGGTGAATGGGACGGGGTGAAAAAAATGGACTGCGATATTGAGCTCATTGCTACGGGGAAAGGGTTCTGTGGTATTCAGGGCAATCCTTATTCCAAAGAAGAACATCGTGCAAACGCACAAGATGCGATTGATTTGGCAGGGGAAAAGATTGCGACAAGAAGCTGTGACCTTCTGATCCTTGACGAAATCAACAATGCGTTACATCTTGGTCTTGTCGACCTCGAACAGGTTCTCGATCTCCTGCAGAGCAAACCACCTCTGATGCACCTTGTTTGTACCGGACGCGATGCCCATGAAAAGGTGATAGCGATGGCGGATACTGTAAGTGAGGTTCGTGAAATAAAACATGCCTATCGGAAAGATATCGAGCCACAGCCTGGTGTCGATTACTAA